Proteins from a single region of Streptococcus oralis:
- the cas5e gene encoding type I-E CRISPR-associated protein Cas5/CasD: MKTILLKFAGPLQSWGTSSHFETRHTDFYPSKSSVIGLIASSLGYRRDDDEKIVRLNELDFAVRVDQQGNLLRDFHIAQKYTEKGKFERNYVTNRYYLEDAVFVVALSHNNEQFLEMILQALRNPYFQPFMGRRALPLTADFILGETEIGAVESLRTLEWQASPWFMKRKFMDAVTLEIYSDRHLTDRGIYQLRQDVVKSFSQKGRRFGYRYETRELVQVRNSFRDKNTAHDVFKSIGD; encoded by the coding sequence ATGAAGACTATTTTGTTGAAATTTGCTGGTCCTTTGCAATCTTGGGGGACAAGTTCACATTTCGAAACAAGACATACGGATTTTTATCCTTCTAAGAGTTCTGTTATTGGGTTGATTGCTTCAAGTCTAGGATATCGTCGAGACGATGATGAAAAAATTGTTCGTTTAAACGAGCTGGATTTTGCAGTTCGAGTGGATCAACAAGGAAATTTACTCAGAGATTTTCATATTGCACAGAAGTATACAGAAAAAGGAAAGTTTGAACGAAATTATGTCACAAATCGTTATTATTTAGAAGATGCTGTTTTTGTAGTGGCTCTTTCTCATAATAATGAGCAGTTTTTGGAAATGATTTTACAAGCTTTGAGAAATCCCTATTTCCAACCATTTATGGGAAGAAGGGCTCTGCCGTTGACTGCAGATTTTATCTTAGGTGAAACTGAGATTGGAGCAGTTGAAAGTTTGAGAACTCTTGAATGGCAAGCTTCACCATGGTTTATGAAGAGAAAGTTTATGGATGCCGTAACTTTAGAAATCTATTCTGATAGACATTTAACCGATAGAGGTATTTATCAATTGAGACAAGATGTTGTCAAGTCTTTTTCACAAAAGGGGAGAAGATTTGGCTATAGGTATGAAACTAGAGAACTGGTTCAAGTTCGGAATTCGTTTCGAGATAAAAATACGGCACATGATGTTTTTAAGAGTATAGGAGATTGA
- a CDS encoding LacI family DNA-binding transcriptional regulator: MVAKLTDVAKLAGVSPTTVSRVINKKGYLSEKTIQKVNEAMRELGYKPNNLARSLQGKSAKLIGLIFPNISHVFYAELIDKLEHQLFKNGYKTIICNSEHDSEKEREYIEMLEANQVDGIISGSHNLGIEDYNRVTAPIISFDRNLSPDIPVVSSDNYGGGVLAAQTLVKTGAQSIIMITGNDNSNSPTGLRHAGFASVLPKAPIINVSSDFSPVRKEMEIKNILTHQKPDAIFASDDLTAILVIKIAQELGISVPDELKVIGYDGTYFIENYYPHLTTIKQPMKEIAQLTVDLLLQKIEGKEVATTGYFLPVTLLPGKSI; encoded by the coding sequence ATGGTCGCAAAACTAACTGATGTCGCAAAACTTGCAGGCGTCAGCCCCACTACCGTCTCACGGGTCATCAATAAAAAGGGGTATCTATCTGAGAAAACCATTCAAAAGGTTAATGAAGCCATGCGAGAATTGGGCTACAAACCCAACAATCTGGCTCGAAGCCTCCAAGGAAAATCTGCCAAGTTGATTGGACTTATTTTTCCAAACATCAGTCATGTCTTTTATGCGGAGTTGATTGACAAGTTGGAACACCAACTCTTCAAGAATGGCTACAAGACCATCATCTGTAACAGCGAACATGACTCTGAAAAAGAACGGGAGTACATTGAAATGCTGGAGGCCAATCAGGTCGACGGTATCATTTCTGGAAGTCACAACTTGGGAATCGAAGACTACAATCGTGTGACGGCACCGATCATTTCCTTTGACCGAAACTTGTCACCAGACATCCCTGTCGTCTCCTCTGATAACTACGGTGGCGGAGTCCTCGCCGCCCAAACCTTAGTCAAGACAGGAGCTCAGTCTATCATCATGATTACAGGAAATGATAACTCGAATTCACCGACTGGACTGCGCCACGCTGGTTTTGCATCTGTTCTCCCAAAAGCGCCTATTATCAATGTTTCGAGTGACTTTTCTCCCGTCCGAAAAGAAATGGAAATCAAGAATATCTTGACCCATCAGAAACCAGATGCGATTTTTGCTTCGGATGATTTGACAGCTATCCTAGTGATTAAAATCGCTCAGGAGCTGGGAATTTCTGTTCCTGATGAGCTCAAGGTCATCGGCTATGATGGGACTTACTTTATCGAAAACTACTATCCTCACCTGACAACGATTAAGCAACCTATGAAAGAGATTGCCCAACTCACTGTTGATCTTCTCTTGCAGAAGATTGAAGGCAAGGAAGTAGCGACAACTGGTTACTTCTTACCAGTCACCCTATTACCAGGAAAAAGTATTTAA
- the cas6e gene encoding type I-E CRISPR-associated protein Cas6/Cse3/CasE, with the protein MYISRVEIDRTNRRKIRRLTHIGAYHAWVEESFPEEMEQSIRTRKLWRIDRIQDKDYLIIVSKNKPDLQGLEKYGVAGSAQTKDYQQFLDNIYTGSRMKFRVVLNPVISLVSPDNLKRGIVKPHITSEHQMNYLVERSDKNGFSLIKEDFSIVERGYEVFKKAVKPIRLIKVVYEGVLTVSDADLFKKLLTEGMGKKKAYGFGLMTVIPLGNESW; encoded by the coding sequence ATGTATATCTCAAGAGTAGAAATTGATCGGACCAATCGCCGAAAAATTAGGCGCTTAACACATATAGGCGCATATCATGCTTGGGTAGAAGAGAGTTTTCCAGAAGAAATGGAACAATCTATTCGAACAAGAAAATTATGGCGTATAGATCGTATCCAAGATAAAGATTACCTGATTATTGTTAGTAAAAATAAACCTGATTTACAAGGATTAGAAAAATATGGGGTTGCTGGTAGTGCTCAAACCAAGGATTATCAACAATTTTTAGATAACATCTATACTGGTAGCCGAATGAAATTTCGAGTGGTGCTTAATCCAGTTATTTCCTTAGTATCACCAGATAATCTTAAAAGAGGTATTGTAAAACCTCATATTACGAGTGAACATCAGATGAATTATCTAGTAGAACGCTCTGACAAAAATGGATTCTCACTGATAAAAGAAGATTTTTCAATCGTTGAACGTGGTTATGAGGTGTTTAAAAAAGCTGTTAAACCTATCCGATTGATAAAGGTTGTTTATGAAGGGGTCTTAACAGTTAGTGATGCAGATCTTTTTAAGAAGCTTTTGACTGAAGGAATGGGAAAGAAAAAAGCATACGGTTTTGGTTTAATGACCGTTATTCCATTGGGAAACGAATCATGGTAA
- a CDS encoding sucrose-6-phosphate hydrolase yields MEWTTERRYRRYEDWSSDEIKQIKEKMAQSPWHTRYHVEPKMGLLNDPNGFSYFDGKWILFYQNFPFGAAHGLKSWVQLESDDLVRFTETGVKVLPDTPLDSHGAYSGSAMQFGDQLFLFYTGNVRDENWIRHPYQIGALMDKDGKITKIDKILIDQPADSTDHFRDPQIFNFKGQYFAIVGGQDLEKKGFVRLYKAVDNDYTNWQAVGDLNFANDRTAYMMECPNLVFVGEQPVLLYCPQGLDKAVLDYDNIYPNMYKIGASFDPENAKMVDVSPLQNLDYGFEAYATQAFNAPDGRALAVSWLGLPDVSYPSDRFDHQGTFSLVKELTIKDGKLYQYPVSAVKELRSSEEVFSNHTQTNNTYELELNLEANSQSEIVLLADKEGKGLSINFDLVNGQVTVDRSQAGEQYAQEFGTTRSCPIENQTTTATIFIDKSVFEIFINKGEKVFSGRVFPHADQNGILIKSGNPTGTYYELDYGRKTN; encoded by the coding sequence ATGGAATGGACAACTGAGCGCCGTTACAGACGCTATGAAGACTGGTCTAGTGATGAAATCAAGCAAATTAAGGAAAAGATGGCACAATCTCCTTGGCATACTCGTTACCATGTCGAGCCTAAAATGGGGCTTCTCAATGATCCAAATGGCTTTTCTTATTTTGATGGCAAATGGATTCTCTTTTACCAGAACTTCCCTTTTGGCGCAGCCCATGGGTTGAAGTCTTGGGTGCAGCTTGAAAGTGATGATTTAGTGCGCTTTACAGAAACTGGAGTCAAAGTTTTGCCAGATACTCCATTGGATAGCCACGGTGCCTACTCTGGTTCTGCCATGCAGTTTGGCGATCAGTTGTTCCTATTTTATACTGGAAATGTCCGTGATGAAAACTGGATCCGTCACCCATACCAGATTGGCGCTTTGATGGACAAGGATGGCAAGATTACAAAGATTGACAAGATCTTGATTGACCAGCCAGCAGACTCTACTGACCACTTCCGCGACCCACAAATTTTTAACTTTAAAGGTCAATATTTTGCCATCGTAGGTGGACAGGACTTGGAGAAAAAAGGCTTCGTCCGTCTCTACAAGGCTGTGGACAATGATTATACAAACTGGCAAGCAGTTGGCGACCTTAACTTTGCTAACGACCGCACTGCCTACATGATGGAATGTCCAAATCTAGTCTTTGTAGGGGAGCAACCTGTCCTTCTCTACTGCCCACAAGGATTGGATAAGGCTGTTCTAGACTATGACAATATCTATCCAAACATGTACAAAATCGGGGCTTCCTTTGATCCTGAAAATGCTAAAATGGTAGATGTGTCTCCATTGCAAAATCTAGACTATGGTTTTGAAGCCTATGCAACTCAAGCATTTAACGCTCCAGATGGACGTGCACTAGCAGTAAGTTGGCTTGGGTTGCCAGATGTTTCTTACCCATCTGACCGTTTTGACCACCAAGGAACCTTCTCATTAGTCAAAGAACTCACTATCAAAGATGGCAAACTATACCAATATCCTGTCTCAGCCGTCAAAGAACTTCGTTCTTCTGAAGAGGTCTTCTCAAATCATACCCAAACCAATAACACCTATGAACTGGAGCTCAACTTGGAGGCCAATAGCCAAAGCGAGATTGTCTTACTTGCTGATAAAGAAGGCAAGGGGCTTTCAATCAACTTTGACCTTGTCAATGGACAGGTGACAGTGGATCGTAGTCAGGCTGGTGAACAGTACGCCCAAGAATTTGGTACGACTCGTTCTTGCCCTATCGAAAACCAAACTACTACTGCCACTATCTTCATTGACAAGTCAGTCTTTGAAATTTTCATCAATAAAGGAGAAAAAGTATTTTCTGGTCGTGTCTTCCCACATGCGGACCAAAATGGTATCCTCATCAAATCTGGAAACCCAACTGGAACTTACTATGAATTAGATTATGGTCGCAAAACTAACTGA
- the casB gene encoding type I-E CRISPR-associated protein Cse2/CasB has protein sequence MLEQSKQTVGSVTKRIIRQLSYELESPLSKAALAKIRKTLGKPLSDATDIWPILFEHLPEEFVNSYQQPSYEELAIYTAIQFYALHQQGTSTSVMLDEPDTYQNIGSALSQLRKGDDTTAIDRRFNVMITSSTFEELIYHLRHMMMLLKTKSPATKVDYAKLAEDLYWFLKNVQENLRLNWARSYYKQIKGEKHNDN, from the coding sequence GTGTTGGAACAATCCAAACAGACAGTTGGTTCTGTCACAAAAAGAATTATTAGACAATTGAGTTATGAGTTGGAGTCACCATTGAGTAAAGCCGCACTGGCCAAAATTAGAAAAACGTTGGGTAAACCCTTGAGCGATGCAACAGATATCTGGCCGATTTTATTTGAGCATTTACCAGAGGAGTTCGTCAATTCATACCAGCAGCCTAGCTATGAGGAGTTAGCGATTTATACAGCTATCCAATTTTACGCCTTACATCAACAAGGAACTTCAACCAGTGTGATGTTAGATGAGCCCGATACTTATCAAAATATCGGTTCTGCTCTTAGTCAACTTCGAAAAGGAGATGACACGACAGCCATTGACAGAAGGTTCAATGTTATGATTACATCATCAACTTTTGAAGAGTTGATCTACCATTTACGCCACATGATGATGTTGCTCAAAACAAAGTCTCCTGCTACAAAGGTTGATTATGCTAAGTTAGCTGAAGACTTGTATTGGTTTTTAAAAAATGTACAAGAAAATCTTCGCCTAAATTGGGCAAGATCATATTATAAACAAATCAAAGGAGAAAAACACAATGACAACTAA
- a CDS encoding type I-E CRISPR-associated protein Cse1/CasA, with product MSRFNLLDEPWISVVYDEKGTTKEVSLQELFINAHQYKDLAGDTKTQDFAVLRVLLAVLHTVFSRFDADGNVYEYLAVDERFKQIEPVEESDIADYQDDLYDTWIDLWESGKFPDIVSHYLEKWRDRFYLFDKEYPFFQVRKEDIVADKISKAKASSISGKNINRTISESENKLALFSPKNSKNKEQLTASEVTRWLLTFQGYSGLSDKVIFGKEKYKVSKGWLFDIGAVFIQGTSLFETLLLNCILPFYDHGNLESIQCPCWEFASSDNINRYLFGSECTDLANLYTIWSRGIYIDPEYDLNKPFSFEIVKLPEINHRDNFLEPMTTWKYNTTGENKDSYTPRKHLLNQSLWRSFGLLAVEDRTGHFRKPGIIDWLGDIGDIIGNRLFNIISISMQDDGNATSWLPTDEVIDSILINDLVLADFNESGWVPRINEVVEETKTVISKVYKRYIEELKEIRNISNNNYTNQMVEMLYFKIDHPFREWLSSILPDDEKDPKIKEWRDLLKKMVKAEAKSILGHGGTRDYLGIEKDGRIKNIATAYNSFEYLLHQQLK from the coding sequence ATGAGTCGATTTAATTTACTAGATGAACCCTGGATTTCTGTCGTTTATGATGAAAAAGGAACAACAAAAGAAGTTTCCTTGCAGGAATTATTTATAAATGCTCATCAGTACAAAGATTTAGCAGGAGATACAAAAACGCAAGATTTTGCTGTGCTGCGAGTTTTGCTGGCTGTGTTACATACTGTCTTTTCACGCTTTGATGCAGATGGTAATGTCTATGAGTATCTGGCAGTAGATGAGCGGTTTAAACAAATTGAGCCTGTGGAAGAATCTGATATTGCTGACTATCAGGATGATTTATATGATACATGGATAGATCTTTGGGAAAGTGGTAAGTTCCCAGACATTGTTAGTCATTACCTAGAAAAATGGCGGGATCGCTTCTACTTATTTGATAAGGAATATCCATTTTTTCAAGTTAGAAAAGAGGATATTGTAGCAGACAAAATTAGTAAAGCAAAAGCAAGCAGTATCTCTGGGAAAAATATCAATAGAACGATTTCAGAGAGTGAGAATAAGTTAGCCTTATTTTCCCCAAAGAATAGTAAAAATAAAGAACAACTGACTGCTTCCGAAGTTACACGATGGCTTTTAACTTTTCAAGGGTACTCAGGATTATCCGATAAAGTTATTTTTGGAAAAGAAAAATATAAAGTGTCAAAGGGCTGGTTGTTTGATATCGGGGCAGTTTTTATACAGGGAACTTCTTTATTTGAAACGCTGTTACTAAATTGTATCTTGCCATTCTATGATCATGGTAATTTAGAAAGTATTCAATGTCCCTGTTGGGAATTTGCTAGTTCTGATAATATTAATCGCTATTTGTTTGGTAGTGAATGTACAGATTTAGCTAATCTGTATACGATTTGGAGCAGAGGGATTTATATTGATCCAGAATATGATTTAAATAAGCCTTTCTCTTTTGAGATTGTAAAATTACCCGAAATTAATCATCGGGACAATTTTTTAGAGCCGATGACAACATGGAAATATAATACTACAGGAGAAAATAAAGATAGCTATACTCCTAGGAAACATCTCTTGAATCAATCGTTGTGGCGGTCATTTGGTTTGCTAGCAGTAGAAGATAGAACAGGGCACTTTAGAAAACCGGGAATTATTGATTGGCTCGGAGATATAGGTGACATAATAGGAAATAGATTATTTAATATTATTTCCATTAGTATGCAGGATGATGGAAATGCTACTTCATGGCTTCCAACTGATGAAGTTATTGACTCTATACTTATCAATGATTTAGTTTTGGCGGATTTTAATGAGAGTGGTTGGGTACCACGTATTAATGAGGTGGTAGAAGAAACAAAAACTGTCATTTCCAAAGTATATAAACGCTATATAGAGGAACTAAAAGAAATCAGGAATATCTCAAACAACAATTATACTAATCAGATGGTTGAAATGCTCTATTTCAAAATCGATCACCCTTTTCGAGAATGGTTATCCAGTATCCTACCAGATGATGAAAAGGATCCTAAAATCAAAGAATGGAGAGATTTGCTGAAAAAAATGGTTAAAGCTGAAGCAAAGAGCATCTTAGGTCACGGAGGAACTAGGGACTACCTCGGCATTGAAAAAGATGGTCGAATAAAAAATATTGCAACTGCCTATAATTCATTTGAATATTTGCTTCATCAACAATTAAAATAG
- the cas7e gene encoding type I-E CRISPR-associated protein Cas7/Cse4/CasC produces MTTNQRLFLDIHAIQTLPPSNMNRDDTGSPKTAQYGGVKRSRVSSQAWKRAIRDYFNTYGEQSNVGVRTKDIVRYVAGKIVELDNSISFEDALTKADTVLIATGIKKKGKVKALYFMGDRQAEKLAQAAYENLTDKKELQKLANSNPAIDVAMFGRMVAEDPVLNEDASSQVAHAISTHAVQTEFDFFTAIDDLAPEDNAGAGMLGTIEFNSSTLYRYANVAIHELSKQLEDEKSLKNSLNLFIEAFANSLPTGKVNTFANQTLPQALIVSLRDDRPVNLVSAFEEPVKSTDGYVAKSIEKLSKEYTRVEKFVNKPLLTFYVTLDENESLKQIGEEKYSVSELLKDFSETLEQFLKK; encoded by the coding sequence ATGACAACTAACCAACGCTTATTTTTAGATATTCATGCTATACAAACCTTGCCACCTTCAAATATGAATAGAGATGATACAGGTAGCCCAAAGACTGCTCAGTACGGTGGCGTAAAAAGATCGCGCGTGAGTTCTCAAGCTTGGAAGAGAGCTATAAGAGACTATTTTAATACTTATGGAGAACAGTCAAATGTCGGTGTCCGAACAAAAGACATTGTAAGGTATGTTGCGGGTAAAATTGTAGAACTAGATAATTCTATCAGTTTTGAAGATGCACTAACCAAAGCAGATACAGTCTTGATAGCTACTGGAATTAAGAAAAAAGGTAAAGTCAAGGCACTTTACTTTATGGGGGATAGACAAGCTGAGAAATTAGCTCAAGCAGCCTATGAAAATCTGACTGATAAAAAGGAACTTCAAAAACTAGCTAACTCAAATCCAGCCATTGATGTTGCTATGTTCGGTCGAATGGTAGCTGAAGATCCAGTTCTAAACGAGGATGCTTCCTCTCAAGTTGCTCATGCTATTTCAACACATGCTGTACAAACTGAATTTGATTTCTTTACTGCTATTGATGATTTAGCTCCAGAGGATAATGCAGGTGCAGGTATGCTGGGAACCATCGAATTTAACTCTTCTACGCTCTATCGTTATGCCAATGTTGCGATTCATGAATTATCAAAACAACTAGAGGATGAGAAATCCTTAAAGAACAGTTTGAATTTATTCATCGAAGCATTTGCAAATTCCCTCCCGACAGGAAAAGTGAATACTTTTGCCAATCAAACTTTACCGCAGGCTCTAATCGTTTCTTTGCGTGATGATCGTCCTGTTAATCTTGTCAGTGCTTTTGAAGAACCAGTTAAATCAACGGATGGTTATGTGGCGAAATCTATTGAAAAACTGTCTAAAGAGTATACAAGAGTTGAAAAATTCGTGAATAAACCACTTTTGACTTTCTATGTGACTTTGGATGAAAATGAGAGTTTAAAACAAATTGGTGAGGAAAAATATTCAGTTTCAGAATTATTAAAAGATTTTTCGGAAACCTTAGAACAATTCCTCAAAAAATAG